The Ziziphus jujuba cultivar Dongzao chromosome 5, ASM3175591v1 genome segment CCAGTGCCCAAATATACCTACACAGCTACACCATAACACGTAATTGGCTAAATTACAAGTTTAATAAGCAGATTTCCAATCTATTCATCCCTTCGTTGTATACCACACTACTTGTAAGTTTATGTACATGTTACCACGCAAACTAGAGGATCAGGTGTTGGTGGATGAatgtacttaaaaaaaagaaaaagctcttAGCTAGTTATGAagccaacatatatataaacaattagaTACCCTACATGTAAAGAATTCTTTTTTTGTGCGTAAAATATATGCTAATGATGTATCCTATTCAATCAACAGAATGATGATTCATATGTatctaaattaggaaaggatggCAAGTCaacataaataaactattagaCACACTATATCTAAGGAATTTTCCATGTGTGTGTCAATAAAGTATATGCTAATGATTTAacctatttaatcaacagagtccatggaaaactaaaaataaatacaaagtaAAAAGTAAGGAAAAAGTAAGCAACCCAGCAAAACAAAGATTCAATCTCCATCCACCGATACAGCATGAACCATGAAAATGCAAACTGAAATACTCAATAAATCTGCCTGTAGCAGATCCTAAATTTAGTGAAGTAGACTGACATTATCAAAGCAAATGAAGACAATGCGTGGGGTTAACATGTCTCAAGCAGTTATTACTAAACTTTCAGACTAATATATCTTATGTCAATGCAATTCAATAGCATATCTCCTAATGATGTCGCAACCTATCTAAAACTATTACCATATTCATTCTCCACGTCATAAAGATCAGTAATATGAAGAAGTGCAAATATTTTCCAATACATTTATAAGTTTAGGGAACTTCTTTGAAAAGTAGGAGTATTACCATATTCATTCTCCGCGTCATAAAGACCAGTAATATGAAGAAGTGCAAATATTTTCCAATACATTTATAAGTTTAGGGAACTTCTATGAAAAGTAGGAGGATACTCAGGTTTCATCATATGTGTTTGATTAGCTGGGCAATGAAATCTTTTGCTCAACCCATTCTAGAATGATTACATGCTATGCTCTTAACAAAATTCATAGATATATCATTCTGACATCCTCATTCAGTGTCATGTTGTTTGAAAGAGGGCCACCAACGTTCCACTGGTTATTAGACATAATAAATTTGAGAATTTATGACTGCTTGACTTAATGTCAAGTTCTTAACAAATCATATACTACGCTGGATTagcaaagaaaatatgcatattGTCATTTCTAAAAGAAGATGCtgcaaatttattgaaaatttatgtATGATGACCACATAAAATATCCTTTCCATGGAAGTGATAATGAAAGTGTCTTTATTTGAAGTTACAACTCTATCTGTATCCGCACACCAAGAACCATGTTTAAGTGGGACAAACCTTATATCATGACCccataataaaattttagatcAATAACCAGTGAAGAAAGGCAGCAGAGCAAGCACATCATAGAAATTTCTCTAATTTTAGTACTGAAAAATAGCTGTGAACTTCTCCATGAACACAGCATGCATAACCATTAACTATAACAGATACACACaaagatatacatatattgaataATAGCTCGTGGCTTCCTTCTTGACTAAAGAAACTGCAGTTCTATCTAGGcaagaaatcaaaaaataactaaaatagttTGTGATTCTGAACCAATTTATAAGAAACACGCCAATACACCATACAAGGATCAAAGTATCTGCATCAGATATAGCATACTCTTCTTGTGTACaaaagtaccaaaaaaaaaaaaaaaaaaagaaaaagaaaaaaagaaaaaaagaaaagaaagcacatacctctttctttctttgagggGGGGCTAGTAGTGGCCCAAGGCGGGAATGAGCCAATTGATTCTCTGCTTGCTCCAACTTTTCAGCTGCACGATGCAAAAGATATACCTACTTAATATGTGCTTTTAAATCATTATACATCACAAATGAGAACAAATTTTGAAAGATCTGACCACCAACAACTTGGAAAGTACCTAGATCTGAGATTTGTCCAGCAACATAATCCCCATTACCCAATAGAGGTGAGGATGAAAGGGTATTTACCCAATACTTGTTCCAAAGCAGATCCAATAGGTGGCTGTCCAGAGAAGACTTGAAATAGGTTATATCCAATGCATAATactgacaaaaaagaaaaggagatatGAAGTGTTAGACAACCATGAATCACAAGTCCACAAGCATATTAAAGAAGCATggatataaaatgataacctGTTTACAATGCACACCAAAGTCTTCAATCTTATTCAGAGGGATGGTCTGATACTCAGAGACAGGATCATCTGTAGGTTTATATCCTTCTGGATATGTTCTGAATGCCCCAATCTCAACTTTTCCAGCAGAAACGGTTCTTGTTGGATCTATAACAACCGCTAAAAATGGCTCCTGATATTGCTGGTTCAACATTTGTGTTGAAACATCAATACCTGATAGCCAGCATCCATAACCAGGATGAGAATGGTACCACCCAACCACATTCTCCAACCGCCCAGCCTACACCACAACATGCTTCATTGTTCAGAATTAATTCAATGACGATTTAAATAGACAAAtggcaaataaaaatttaagcaGCATAAAATACTATGAAACACAAATCATCAGCGTCAGAAAACTCACGAAAATTTCTAACATTAGTAATTCATAATACTTTCACTCTCTAAACTAAGGCACTATAAtcctatttaccaaaaaaaaaaaaaaaaagcgctaTAATCCTATCTAAGGCACTATAATCCTATCtaccagaaaaaagaaaaaagaaaaaaaagcgcTATAATCCTATCTTCATCACAAAAGACACCATATCCCATCATTTAAGTAATACAAGGTGCTTGAATTAGGATTTgaataaactaaaattaaaatttaaaagatcaCAACCTCAATGCCATAGTAAACATAAACTGAGAATGACGTCACACTAGGGTTTTTCAGAATGTTAAAATAGATTTTCAGCAAATGCAGCAATTCCACAAAGCAATAACCCAAAGTTTGCAATTACTGTCTCTTACAGTTAttgaatatattcaaaaaaacagatattgaaatttcctttttccctaaaaaacaaaaaagcaaaaatatatctatatatatatatatatatataaagaatccGAGAAAAGAAAAACCTGCTTATTGATCTGAGAATAGTCGACCATATACTCATAGGCATCAGCCTGGGCATTAACCCTAGTCTCAGTCCCTTCAACGGGCAAAGCGAAAGCATCCATGACGATGATAGCATCGCCGTCGGTCTTGCCCTGCATGAGACCCATGACCTCAATGGTGCCGCCGGAGCGGGCGTGGACGACCATCTTGAGGAGAGCGAGGGCAGAGATTTTGACGCGCTTGAAATAGTGGGGATCATTGGCCCAAGGCTTCTCCTGCTGGGACTTGGCCTGAGCAGCGTCGTCGTAGTAGAATATGGCGTCGGAGGATGCGTCCGTCCTTGTGGTCGCCGTCGACGGCGAGTCGGGCATGATGTTGTTCTCTAGCTCCCATGTTTGCTGGGCTATTTGCGCTGATGAAGGAAACGACTCCATTGTGTTTGTGTCTTTGTCTCACTCGCAAAGAAGAGCACCAACACAACCACTCTCTGATA includes the following:
- the LOC107420777 gene encoding COP9 signalosome complex subunit 5a; the protein is MESFPSSAQIAQQTWELENNIMPDSPSTATTRTDASSDAIFYYDDAAQAKSQQEKPWANDPHYFKRVKISALALLKMVVHARSGGTIEVMGLMQGKTDGDAIIVMDAFALPVEGTETRVNAQADAYEYMVDYSQINKQAGRLENVVGWYHSHPGYGCWLSGIDVSTQMLNQQYQEPFLAVVIDPTRTVSAGKVEIGAFRTYPEGYKPTDDPVSEYQTIPLNKIEDFGVHCKQYYALDITYFKSSLDSHLLDLLWNKYWVNTLSSSPLLGNGDYVAGQISDLAEKLEQAENQLAHSRLGPLLAPPQRKKEEESPLAKITRDSAKITVEQVHGLMSQVIKDILFNSVRQANGSRTEPSGPEPMIES